In one Nocardioides sp. NBC_00368 genomic region, the following are encoded:
- a CDS encoding phage tail tip lysozyme — MTNKGDETQPDEQEGPEGPAGNPINRAGSHGHGRGRKSLDSPTNGSQPTARKSLGPTGNPRNRSGERGTGGSDLAKRAQGAAMGARAGGQIGGAYGAAAGAALGALGSGSTKRTSSPGTTDDGDAERDASSGKDVPANRAGGGMGGLRRRGAVLGAATVLQPLAQGVLLVALLNWLKSMFFMLAATALNLARLLWALVATVSKAVIGKIVGVFAGVGQAASSLLGFGPAAATAFSWAAATGTALVVTLATAAIVGTARETTAREGALETSCKPAARSGPGQLGIAQPGDADDTQTPPSTDSSTRPPPGSSPGSSTGRSQGAAVAGDPEAKGGQTGSGLRLGEMPEVNHARIQDARVRGSVRAAVANLPERMRNGRAASIRALIGAGAEVIALNEVPRSSPTQLAAMAPGFGAYKDTYTNIATGGGKNSLENAVLWSTRVYRLLDGGRFQYVENDWARLNGRPYLSNRYATWVVLERKSDHQQIVVVSTHHMTNPRRYPSRAGHKMPQTRMEQYEAGMGLLRQMITRLSAYGPVLVAGDMNTRPRDGAWSALPQMRRSGYTHTRDHGVVYQFVPGGAKATHTRLIPVTSDHSRALLTTIRLGSGRDGGSPGSTPGAPTSEAPGTSSDLSIPGGGGSTGGQEGSESCCPPAESSQVVTAGMDVTSMGSQQTLANAKRVYGVFKRWGMPEENIAGVLGNWSQESGIDPTAVEGIGTEPFRVGARKQAAIDAGGTMGIGLGQWTATRNTLLQQYAAAHGRPWSDLATQVAFMATGDNPGDVAVFNSMISTRQGTPAQAAVWFHHEWERSADDATGVAERSADAERWYALMSRWDDPSPGGSTGNTSPGAGVGDSILDLVDGALPEAVTAGLTAAGCDQDGEASFAGLRSGGLDPLAAQQLIDLYLREGDRFLDIRYGDRGGPGSCGSDHAANCKSFSTYFMNKYTSFGQYAPGDGMDTAGSIARMTGKTTSKTPSVYSVFSSGSSAPGHTGVVLGVQGDTLIIGEAHYCAGRGNTRMVPATVWRAQEWTFVDVSDLITDPAMGGAA, encoded by the coding sequence GTGACCAACAAGGGAGACGAGACACAGCCGGACGAGCAGGAAGGGCCAGAAGGTCCGGCCGGGAACCCGATCAACCGCGCTGGCTCGCACGGGCATGGGCGGGGCCGCAAGAGCCTCGACTCCCCCACGAACGGCTCACAACCCACCGCACGCAAGAGCCTCGGACCCACCGGTAACCCGCGGAACCGGTCCGGTGAGCGGGGCACCGGCGGGAGCGACCTCGCCAAGCGTGCCCAGGGCGCGGCCATGGGCGCCCGCGCGGGAGGCCAGATCGGTGGCGCCTACGGGGCCGCAGCAGGTGCGGCCCTCGGCGCTCTCGGCTCCGGCAGCACGAAGAGGACCTCGTCGCCTGGAACCACTGACGACGGAGATGCCGAGCGCGACGCATCGTCGGGCAAGGATGTCCCTGCCAACCGGGCCGGTGGCGGTATGGGTGGGTTGCGCCGTCGTGGTGCGGTGCTCGGCGCCGCGACGGTGTTGCAGCCGCTCGCCCAGGGTGTCTTGCTAGTGGCGTTGCTGAACTGGCTCAAGTCCATGTTCTTCATGCTCGCGGCCACGGCCCTCAACCTGGCGCGGCTCTTGTGGGCGCTGGTGGCGACGGTCAGCAAGGCCGTGATCGGCAAGATCGTCGGTGTCTTCGCCGGTGTCGGCCAGGCCGCCTCCTCCCTGCTCGGGTTCGGCCCCGCCGCAGCGACAGCGTTCAGCTGGGCTGCGGCCACGGGGACCGCGCTCGTGGTCACGCTCGCCACGGCCGCGATCGTCGGGACCGCACGAGAGACCACGGCTCGAGAGGGAGCGCTCGAGACCAGCTGCAAACCCGCTGCGAGGAGCGGACCCGGTCAACTCGGCATCGCGCAACCAGGAGACGCCGACGACACCCAGACCCCACCATCCACAGACTCATCCACAAGGCCTCCCCCGGGCTCATCTCCGGGCTCATCGACAGGTCGCTCGCAAGGCGCGGCGGTTGCCGGCGACCCCGAGGCGAAGGGTGGTCAGACCGGATCCGGTCTCCGCCTCGGTGAGATGCCGGAGGTGAACCACGCTCGGATCCAGGACGCCCGGGTTCGCGGTTCTGTCCGGGCGGCGGTCGCCAATCTGCCCGAGCGGATGCGGAATGGGCGGGCGGCCTCGATCCGGGCGCTCATCGGCGCCGGGGCCGAGGTGATCGCGCTCAACGAGGTGCCCAGGTCCTCCCCCACCCAGCTGGCGGCGATGGCCCCGGGGTTCGGTGCCTACAAGGACACTTACACCAACATCGCCACCGGGGGTGGCAAGAACTCCCTGGAGAACGCGGTGCTGTGGAGCACCCGCGTCTATCGGCTGCTCGATGGCGGCCGGTTCCAGTACGTCGAGAACGACTGGGCCCGCCTCAACGGCCGTCCTTACCTGTCCAACCGGTACGCCACCTGGGTCGTGCTCGAACGCAAGTCCGACCACCAGCAGATCGTCGTGGTTTCCACCCACCACATGACCAACCCACGACGCTATCCCTCCCGTGCCGGCCACAAGATGCCGCAGACCCGGATGGAGCAGTACGAGGCAGGGATGGGTCTGCTGCGGCAGATGATCACGCGGCTCTCGGCCTACGGCCCCGTCCTGGTCGCCGGCGACATGAACACCCGCCCCCGCGACGGCGCCTGGTCCGCCCTCCCCCAGATGAGACGCTCCGGCTATACCCACACCCGCGACCACGGCGTCGTGTATCAGTTCGTCCCAGGCGGCGCCAAGGCCACCCACACCCGCCTGATACCGGTCACCTCCGACCACTCCCGAGCACTGCTCACCACGATCCGACTCGGCAGCGGACGCGACGGCGGTTCCCCCGGGTCGACGCCGGGAGCACCCACATCGGAGGCGCCAGGCACCTCGTCTGACCTGTCGATACCCGGAGGCGGCGGCTCAACCGGCGGGCAAGAGGGCAGTGAGAGCTGCTGTCCGCCCGCGGAGTCGAGCCAGGTGGTCACCGCGGGTATGGACGTGACCTCGATGGGCTCGCAGCAGACGCTGGCCAACGCCAAGCGCGTCTATGGCGTGTTCAAGAGGTGGGGTATGCCGGAGGAGAATATCGCCGGCGTCCTCGGCAACTGGTCCCAAGAATCTGGCATCGACCCCACGGCTGTCGAGGGCATCGGGACCGAGCCGTTCCGCGTCGGTGCCCGCAAGCAGGCCGCCATCGACGCCGGCGGCACCATGGGCATTGGCCTGGGCCAATGGACCGCAACCCGCAACACGCTCCTGCAGCAGTACGCCGCAGCCCACGGCCGCCCATGGTCGGACCTCGCCACCCAGGTCGCGTTCATGGCCACCGGCGACAACCCGGGCGACGTCGCCGTGTTCAACTCCATGATCTCGACCCGTCAGGGCACCCCGGCGCAGGCCGCCGTCTGGTTCCACCACGAGTGGGAACGTTCCGCCGACGACGCGACCGGTGTCGCCGAGCGCTCCGCTGACGCCGAGCGCTGGTACGCACTGATGAGTCGCTGGGATGATCCCTCGCCCGGCGGCTCGACCGGCAACACCAGCCCCGGTGCTGGTGTGGGTGACTCGATCCTTGATCTGGTCGACGGGGCGCTCCCCGAGGCAGTCACGGCGGGCCTGACCGCGGCCGGCTGCGACCAGGACGGCGAGGCCAGCTTTGCGGGCCTGCGCTCGGGCGGACTGGACCCGCTCGCCGCGCAACAGCTGATCGACCTGTACCTGCGCGAAGGCGACCGGTTCCTCGACATCCGCTACGGCGACCGGGGAGGGCCCGGTTCCTGCGGCTCTGACCATGCAGCGAACTGCAAGTCGTTTTCCACCTACTTCATGAACAAGTACACCAGCTTCGGGCAGTACGCTCCCGGCGACGGCATGGACACCGCCGGATCCATCGCCCGCATGACCGGGAAGACGACCTCGAAGACCCCGAGCGTGTACTCGGTCTTCTCGTCGGGGTCCAGCGCACCTGGACATACCGGTGTGGTCCTTGGGGTCCAGGGCGACACCCTGATCATCGGCGAGGCCCATTACTGCGCCGGTCGCGGCAACACCCGCATGGTGCCCGCCACCGTATGGCGAGCCCAGGAGTGGACCTTCGTCGACGTCTCCGACCTCATCACCGATCCAGCCATGGGCGGCGCCGCATGA
- a CDS encoding helix-turn-helix domain-containing protein, translating to MTSVPSRIFAQRLKQERESAGLSQAEFAELVSERLSSKIDPSAITRIEGLARTVKLDEAVAMADVLKLPLGALLVEGDADAHLSQQIQHYRREQSSLQAVFDKSGIDLHRVNSALAVLTEDQNKLREHQRRRDRKATERSDRDSTA from the coding sequence ATGACATCTGTCCCGAGCAGGATCTTTGCGCAGCGACTCAAACAGGAACGAGAGAGCGCTGGCCTTTCTCAAGCCGAGTTTGCCGAGCTTGTCTCGGAACGGCTCAGCTCCAAGATCGACCCCAGCGCGATTACCCGTATCGAGGGGCTGGCCCGGACAGTGAAGCTCGACGAGGCAGTCGCGATGGCTGATGTCTTGAAACTTCCGCTTGGTGCGCTGCTGGTTGAGGGGGACGCCGATGCTCATCTCAGCCAGCAGATCCAGCACTACCGCCGCGAGCAATCCTCTCTCCAAGCGGTATTCGACAAGTCCGGCATCGACTTGCATCGGGTCAACAGCGCCCTCGCTGTGTTGACCGAAGACCAGAACAAACTGCGAGAGCACCAGCGGCGGCGTGACCGCAAGGCGACAGAGCGTAGCGACCGCGACTCGACTGCCTGA
- a CDS encoding pentapeptide repeat-containing protein, whose amino-acid sequence MNTKQLKQRWKDDRELANATTAWLGDTSLPIPAGISQVDGLIDLRGLPTFPAGPVRKITSTRWDHLDLSHSDLSGLQLRDVEITDCRLDQANLKRAHLINVECSRTTLVSADLQSAGFGALTPETQTIWREVDFTYAKISRHLWVGATIDRCTFRGTKMKRSEFHRCLITDTVFATDLTEVTFNGTTQGMMKSPPFPDYDRVPMRRLDLTDAKLFFTAFRKCAMEDTTWPDNPDIQIIDLPSPRLDAALSWLDSQGNREDAAAAKAIRRATGEASIALPQGTPFILINLAEDDTPPTESQLRKALEETT is encoded by the coding sequence GTGAACACCAAGCAACTCAAGCAACGCTGGAAGGACGACCGAGAGCTCGCCAATGCCACCACGGCGTGGCTGGGCGACACCAGCCTCCCTATCCCCGCTGGCATCAGCCAGGTCGACGGGCTCATCGACCTCCGCGGCCTCCCCACCTTTCCCGCAGGGCCGGTTCGCAAGATCACCTCAACACGATGGGACCACCTCGACCTCTCACATTCCGACCTATCCGGCTTGCAGCTTCGCGACGTCGAGATCACCGACTGCCGGCTCGACCAGGCGAACCTGAAACGGGCCCACCTCATCAACGTGGAGTGCTCCCGCACCACCCTGGTCTCGGCTGACCTTCAAAGCGCTGGCTTCGGCGCCCTCACGCCCGAGACCCAAACCATCTGGCGCGAAGTCGACTTCACCTACGCCAAGATCAGCCGGCACTTATGGGTGGGAGCCACCATCGACCGCTGCACCTTCCGCGGCACCAAGATGAAGCGCTCCGAGTTCCACCGCTGCCTCATCACCGACACCGTCTTCGCCACCGACCTCACCGAGGTCACCTTCAACGGCACGACCCAAGGCATGATGAAGTCCCCGCCTTTCCCGGACTACGACCGCGTGCCCATGCGCCGCCTGGACCTCACCGATGCCAAGCTCTTCTTCACCGCGTTCCGCAAGTGCGCGATGGAAGACACCACGTGGCCCGATAATCCCGACATCCAGATCATCGACCTGCCATCGCCCCGATTGGACGCGGCGCTGTCCTGGCTCGACTCCCAAGGAAACCGCGAGGACGCCGCAGCCGCGAAGGCCATCAGGCGAGCAACCGGGGAGGCATCCATCGCCCTTCCGCAAGGAACCCCGTTCATCCTTATCAACCTCGCCGAAGACGACACCCCTCCAACCGAGAGCCAACTGCGCAAAGCGCTCGAAGAAACCACGTAG
- a CDS encoding DUF6086 family protein yields the protein MLNDYVEVDPSSFQAFATALRARVGASRDHLVLVPLIDAVLVPSLVMLERAGYAIDISADPELLTKVEACRTLPR from the coding sequence TTGCTGAATGACTACGTCGAGGTCGACCCGTCCTCCTTCCAAGCCTTCGCCACAGCCCTGCGCGCGCGTGTCGGCGCGTCTCGCGACCACCTCGTGCTGGTCCCGCTGATCGACGCCGTCTTGGTCCCGAGCCTGGTCATGCTCGAACGAGCCGGCTACGCCATCGACATCTCCGCGGATCCAGAGCTCCTGACGAAGGTCGAAGCCTGCCGCACTCTGCCCCGCTGA
- a CDS encoding DUF6086 family protein, producing MSFIIDINDETVWSPALYVGTAYTSCAQGLGTTVGVDPGFTFIAE from the coding sequence ATGAGCTTCATCATCGATATCAACGACGAGACCGTCTGGTCGCCCGCGCTTTACGTCGGGACCGCATACACATCCTGTGCCCAAGGGCTCGGGACAACGGTCGGCGTCGATCCCGGCTTCACGTTCATTGCTGAATGA
- a CDS encoding NUDIX domain-containing protein, producing the protein MTQQSNAHPEALKPALESMTLLVAAVIVHDKTTNRVVLLQRSQSAKFAQGMWDIPVGKSDPGEPITQTAVRELYEETGLTVKPEWLKVAHIIHSAWGVEAPNGFLTVVFVADQWAGEPENREPRKHAQVRWVSTDSIPTQFVDTTASALHQYLTGGAEVSLDGWWGSAARRKGGGGGSRSVPVARSL; encoded by the coding sequence GTGACCCAGCAGTCCAACGCCCACCCCGAGGCCCTCAAGCCAGCACTCGAGTCGATGACCCTGCTGGTCGCCGCCGTCATCGTCCACGACAAGACGACCAACCGCGTCGTCCTGCTCCAGCGAAGCCAGAGCGCCAAGTTCGCCCAGGGCATGTGGGACATCCCCGTAGGCAAGAGCGACCCCGGCGAACCGATCACCCAAACCGCGGTCCGTGAGTTGTACGAGGAAACCGGTCTCACCGTGAAGCCGGAGTGGCTCAAGGTCGCCCACATCATCCACAGCGCCTGGGGTGTCGAAGCCCCCAACGGCTTCCTCACAGTCGTCTTCGTCGCCGACCAATGGGCCGGCGAGCCCGAGAACCGCGAGCCACGCAAACACGCCCAAGTGCGCTGGGTCAGCACCGACTCCATCCCGACCCAGTTCGTTGACACCACCGCCAGCGCCCTTCACCAGTACCTCACCGGAGGCGCTGAGGTCTCCCTCGACGGATGGTGGGGGTCCGCCGCTCGCCGTAAGGGAGGTGGCGGCGGTTCCAGGAGCGTGCCGGTCGCCAGATCTCTGTGA
- a CDS encoding MucR family transcriptional regulator, giving the protein MDDPDPPAQRQREADTDADDHEFMLPEEGDREIAGEAAARRMIDASGRAAIDEDADGLLCHECGRRFAHLGLCAWKAHDLTAAEYREAHGLARSRGLVANSTRETITNNARRTFQFKSRFVAARDPAAAMATRLSKGDDMSPAGLAASRARRGHGRLGTVVACAWCGASFCPLAGARRRRFCSRSCARRATRARSL; this is encoded by the coding sequence GTGGATGATCCCGATCCGCCCGCTCAGCGCCAGCGCGAGGCCGATACCGACGCCGATGACCATGAGTTCATGCTCCCGGAGGAGGGAGACCGCGAGATAGCCGGCGAGGCGGCCGCACGCAGGATGATCGACGCCTCCGGACGCGCCGCGATCGACGAGGATGCGGACGGTCTGCTCTGCCACGAGTGCGGCCGCCGCTTCGCGCACCTCGGCCTCTGCGCGTGGAAAGCCCACGACCTGACGGCCGCCGAGTACCGCGAGGCTCACGGTCTCGCGCGCAGCCGTGGACTCGTCGCAAACTCGACCCGGGAGACCATCACGAACAACGCACGACGAACCTTCCAATTCAAGTCGCGGTTCGTCGCAGCACGGGATCCGGCGGCGGCGATGGCCACGCGGCTGAGCAAGGGTGACGACATGTCTCCAGCCGGTCTCGCAGCGAGCCGCGCGCGACGTGGCCATGGACGGCTCGGCACCGTAGTGGCCTGCGCGTGGTGCGGGGCATCCTTCTGTCCCCTCGCGGGTGCGAGGCGGCGGCGGTTCTGCTCGCGGTCTTGCGCGCGTCGAGCAACGCGGGCACGCAGCCTATGA
- a CDS encoding PIN domain-containing protein, whose product MKPVVILDTNALFGGKPFTRSESAVLLMLSKTKHIRLVIPDVVLHELSRQWADSIAENNAKIESAFDGSNKIMGEVRIPDFSIELPTVDRSDLHEAATAMLVDRGVEIPAFPEVAVVDLLERDLDRRKPFGKCGKCGKGSTGFRDALIWENVRSICDDLADPAGPVIFVTDNHKDFCAGQDGELHADLQDELPSGQRFEVVKRLNLLLEHEEIKPLADRLHVVSGSLTQQRVTRLVDRALTELGGHELETVGFCAPGDIYDSPIHTKLDDVAFNGVDPDNDTIEFEIFRTGYHDEMTIRVTVDADCDIEGFIDKSTFLVSGSQFTYYEDWNRHRFRAIEQHRVRFTLSADFTESTVDGVALTVDEVEEVTP is encoded by the coding sequence GTGAAGCCGGTCGTGATTCTCGATACCAACGCCCTCTTCGGCGGAAAGCCGTTCACGCGCTCCGAGAGCGCGGTGCTTCTGATGCTCTCCAAGACCAAGCACATCCGGCTCGTCATTCCGGACGTGGTCCTGCACGAGTTGTCCCGGCAGTGGGCTGACTCGATCGCCGAGAACAACGCGAAGATCGAGAGCGCCTTCGACGGCTCCAACAAGATCATGGGAGAGGTCCGGATTCCAGACTTCTCCATCGAGCTGCCGACCGTCGACCGGTCTGACCTCCACGAGGCCGCCACGGCCATGCTCGTCGATAGGGGAGTCGAGATCCCGGCATTCCCAGAGGTGGCGGTCGTCGACCTGCTGGAGAGGGATCTGGACCGGAGGAAGCCGTTCGGCAAGTGCGGCAAATGCGGCAAGGGGAGCACGGGTTTCCGCGACGCGCTGATCTGGGAGAACGTCCGATCGATTTGCGACGATCTCGCAGATCCGGCCGGCCCGGTCATCTTCGTGACGGACAACCACAAGGACTTCTGCGCCGGCCAGGACGGGGAGCTGCACGCTGATCTACAGGACGAGCTCCCTTCGGGCCAGCGCTTCGAGGTCGTCAAGCGACTAAACCTGCTCCTGGAGCACGAGGAGATCAAGCCACTCGCGGACCGCCTCCACGTCGTGAGTGGATCGCTCACGCAACAGCGGGTGACGCGCCTCGTCGACCGCGCGCTTACGGAACTCGGGGGCCACGAGCTGGAGACCGTAGGGTTCTGCGCCCCTGGAGACATCTACGACAGCCCCATCCACACCAAGCTTGATGACGTCGCCTTCAACGGCGTCGATCCTGACAACGACACCATCGAGTTCGAGATCTTCCGTACCGGCTACCACGACGAGATGACAATTCGCGTGACCGTCGACGCCGACTGCGACATCGAAGGGTTCATCGATAAGAGCACCTTCCTCGTGAGCGGCTCGCAGTTCACGTACTACGAAGACTGGAACCGGCACAGGTTCCGGGCGATCGAGCAGCATCGTGTGCGGTTCACGTTGAGCGCGGACTTCACCGAGTCGACCGTCGACGGAGTCGCGCTGACCGTGGATGAGGTCGAAGAGGTAACCCCCTGA
- a CDS encoding helix-turn-helix domain-containing protein, with protein MADSLKSALGAQLRELRRARGLTQEKLAEQLDVTPRYLAGIERGERNLTLDSVDALAEQLGVAALTLLDPAADTSQLS; from the coding sequence GTGGCGGATTCCCTCAAGTCGGCGCTGGGCGCGCAGTTGCGCGAGCTCCGCCGTGCTCGGGGGCTGACCCAGGAGAAGCTCGCCGAGCAACTCGACGTCACACCGCGCTATCTGGCCGGCATTGAGCGCGGCGAGCGGAACCTCACCCTGGACTCCGTCGACGCGCTGGCCGAGCAATTGGGTGTTGCTGCTCTGACATTGCTGGATCCTGCGGCGGACACGTCCCAACTGAGTTGA
- a CDS encoding WhiB family transcriptional regulator, whose translation MEIITLFGEGFSTKTYELTLKHPTPRTDEWACVGEDPELFHPEDLTQLAEAQEVCAGCPMRQTCLDLGIDRREWGVWGGVLLESGRPRDTPRTPGRKPYKRSQEAIARAGRVA comes from the coding sequence ATGGAGATCATCACACTCTTCGGAGAGGGATTCAGCACCAAGACCTATGAGCTGACGCTGAAGCACCCGACTCCCCGGACCGACGAGTGGGCCTGCGTGGGCGAGGACCCGGAGCTCTTTCACCCCGAGGACCTCACCCAGCTCGCCGAGGCGCAGGAGGTCTGCGCGGGCTGCCCGATGCGACAGACCTGCCTCGACCTCGGCATCGACCGGCGGGAGTGGGGTGTCTGGGGCGGTGTCCTCCTGGAGAGCGGCAGGCCCCGCGACACTCCCAGAACCCCCGGGAGAAAGCCCTACAAGCGCAGCCAGGAGGCGATCGCACGGGCCGGCCGGGTCGCCTGA
- a CDS encoding dicarboxylate/amino acid:cation symporter, producing the protein MKVLKSPAVLILVGAVAGIVFGLVAGEWAANLKFVGDIFIRLIQMSIVPLVASSVIVATGAMTGAGAGRLAGATFGWMLGFAVAAAFVGWGLAELIQPGSGMRYDGELDPALADSAAATAVGWQQTVTGFVSTNVIEAMATGAMVPIIVFALLFGLALNRYTATNGPTVVLTFFEQVQAIVLLMIRYVMLLAPIGVFCLLADLAGRVGFAVVTTALAYLGATLAGVVIIFALYLVVVVAVTRLNPLLLPAKLAEQTVVAITTTSSAVTFPTVLKNAVEKFGISKRVADFTLCLGMTMGSCGAVLNYTIVVLFLAQASGVSLSPGDIALGMALAVLLNIGTITVPGGFPVVAIFLATSLDLPIEAAGLLIAVDWFTGILRTFLNVNGDTMVALLVAHGADEIDRDVYAGTKPAVEPVTEEAAA; encoded by the coding sequence ATGAAGGTCTTGAAGTCCCCGGCCGTCCTGATCCTCGTCGGCGCGGTCGCCGGCATCGTCTTCGGCCTGGTGGCCGGGGAGTGGGCGGCGAACCTGAAGTTCGTCGGCGACATCTTCATCCGGCTGATCCAGATGTCGATCGTCCCGCTGGTGGCCTCCTCGGTGATCGTGGCGACGGGCGCGATGACCGGCGCGGGAGCGGGCAGGCTGGCCGGGGCGACCTTCGGCTGGATGCTGGGGTTCGCGGTGGCCGCCGCCTTCGTCGGCTGGGGGCTGGCGGAGCTGATCCAGCCGGGCTCGGGGATGCGCTATGACGGCGAGCTCGACCCGGCCCTGGCAGACTCGGCCGCGGCGACGGCGGTCGGGTGGCAGCAGACGGTGACCGGCTTCGTCTCCACCAACGTCATCGAGGCGATGGCCACCGGTGCGATGGTGCCGATCATCGTCTTCGCCCTGCTCTTCGGCCTCGCGCTCAACCGCTACACCGCCACGAACGGCCCGACCGTCGTGCTCACCTTCTTCGAGCAGGTCCAGGCGATCGTCCTGCTGATGATCAGGTACGTCATGCTCCTGGCCCCGATCGGCGTCTTCTGCCTCCTCGCCGACCTCGCCGGCCGGGTCGGCTTCGCGGTCGTCACCACGGCTCTGGCCTATCTCGGGGCGACGCTGGCCGGGGTGGTGATCATCTTCGCCCTCTACCTCGTCGTGGTCGTCGCGGTCACCCGGCTGAACCCGCTGCTCCTGCCCGCCAAGCTCGCCGAGCAGACCGTCGTCGCCATCACCACGACGTCGTCGGCGGTCACCTTCCCGACCGTGCTGAAGAACGCCGTGGAGAAGTTCGGCATCTCCAAGCGGGTCGCGGACTTCACCCTCTGCCTGGGGATGACGATGGGCTCGTGCGGCGCGGTCCTCAACTACACGATCGTGGTGCTCTTCCTCGCCCAGGCCTCCGGCGTCTCGCTGTCGCCGGGGGACATCGCTCTCGGGATGGCGCTCGCGGTGCTGCTCAACATCGGCACGATCACCGTGCCGGGAGGGTTCCCGGTCGTCGCGATCTTCCTCGCCACCTCGCTGGACCTGCCCATCGAGGCCGCCGGACTGCTGATCGCGGTGGACTGGTTCACCGGGATCCTGCGTACGTTCCTCAACGTCAACGGGGACACCATGGTCGCCCTGCTCGTCGCGCATGGTGCCGATGAGATCGACCGGGACGTCTACGCCGGGACGAAGCCGGCGGTCGAGCCGGTCACGGAGGAGGCCGCGGCCTGA
- a CDS encoding maleylpyruvate isomerase family mycothiol-dependent enzyme — translation MDVAARTAGNRRLLADFFDGLDDSQLETQSLCSAWTVREVLGHSAMPFSVGIGRLLWRTLLAGGSIDRASSAIAEEQARPPVAELTGLLRTYAGKRVPAPGVGPMGQFTDHCIHLRDCARPLGLDADVALEDWRAVLDWLPTKQASLGVVPAGRLDGLALRATDQDWSWGAEDGAEVAGPSEALAMTLSGRSVALTDLEGPGVATLRERIG, via the coding sequence ATGGACGTAGCCGCCCGCACCGCAGGCAACCGCCGCCTGCTCGCCGACTTCTTCGACGGCCTCGACGATTCCCAGCTGGAGACGCAGAGCCTGTGCTCCGCCTGGACGGTGAGGGAGGTGCTGGGCCACAGCGCGATGCCGTTCTCGGTCGGGATCGGACGGCTGCTGTGGCGTACGTTGCTGGCCGGCGGCTCGATCGACCGGGCCTCCTCGGCGATCGCCGAGGAGCAGGCGCGACCACCGGTCGCCGAGCTGACCGGGCTGCTGCGGACGTACGCCGGCAAGCGGGTGCCCGCCCCCGGGGTCGGTCCGATGGGGCAGTTCACCGACCACTGCATCCATCTGCGCGACTGCGCCCGACCGCTCGGCCTCGACGCCGATGTCGCGCTCGAGGACTGGCGTGCCGTGCTCGACTGGCTGCCGACCAAGCAGGCCTCGCTCGGAGTGGTGCCGGCCGGACGGCTCGACGGACTCGCCCTCCGCGCGACCGACCAGGACTGGTCCTGGGGTGCGGAAGATGGCGCCGAGGTCGCCGGCCCGAGCGAGGCCCTGGCGATGACACTCTCCGGCCGGTCGGTCGCGCTGACCGACCTGGAGGGGCCAGGGGTGGCGACGTTGCGGGAGCGGATCGGCTGA
- a CDS encoding GNAT family N-acetyltransferase: MEAPGRIWFGYIAAVGIAVIGLITLDPLAFGLAVVVLGATVLGEWYRGRQAALALAAQNADLPELVSRWARGWAYARGFPRPTEVPGGVRVEVGEPERRVEWVVTDDAGTLAGLVDTVRATPEAWLSVVTDSPGSVRPWFAEGGLVAGEAEEALMSIGLADHASRKLPEGYRVEVERDGGVIAVTVRSDADADADADAAAAGGRIAVIGTDAVADRIQTDPGHRRRGLGGAVMSLLVSAAREAGAVHGLLVASEMGEALYAGLGWRVEARLVTARSAAPRTSVESRHG; this comes from the coding sequence GTGGAGGCACCTGGTCGGATCTGGTTCGGTTACATCGCCGCGGTAGGGATCGCGGTGATCGGGCTGATCACGCTGGATCCGCTGGCGTTCGGGCTTGCCGTCGTAGTGCTCGGAGCGACCGTGCTGGGGGAGTGGTATCGCGGCCGACAGGCCGCCCTCGCGCTCGCCGCCCAGAACGCCGACCTCCCCGAGCTGGTCTCGCGATGGGCCCGGGGCTGGGCCTACGCGCGGGGCTTCCCGCGTCCCACGGAGGTTCCGGGCGGCGTACGCGTCGAGGTGGGAGAGCCGGAGCGGCGGGTCGAGTGGGTGGTGACCGACGACGCGGGCACGCTTGCCGGGCTCGTCGACACGGTCCGGGCCACGCCCGAGGCGTGGCTGTCGGTGGTGACCGACTCGCCCGGGAGCGTACGCCCCTGGTTCGCCGAGGGCGGGCTGGTGGCCGGCGAGGCCGAGGAGGCGCTGATGTCGATCGGGCTCGCCGACCACGCGTCGCGGAAGCTTCCCGAGGGCTACCGCGTCGAGGTGGAGCGGGACGGCGGCGTCATCGCCGTCACGGTGCGCTCCGACGCCGACGCCGACGCCGACGCCGACGCCGCCGCGGCCGGAGGGCGGATCGCGGTCATCGGCACCGACGCCGTCGCCGACCGCATCCAGACCGACCCCGGCCACCGGCGGCGTGGACTGGGCGGCGCGGTGATGAGCCTGCTCGTCTCGGCCGCTCGCGAGGCCGGTGCGGTCCACGGGCTCCTGGTCGCCAGCGAGATGGGGGAGGCTCTCTACGCCGGGCTCGGCTGGCGCGTCGAGGCTCGCCTGGTGACAGCGCGATCCGCCGCGCCGCGTACGTCTGTCGAGTCCCGGCACGGCTGA